A stretch of DNA from Rheinheimera sp. MMS21-TC3:
TTGGCATGATTGGTGGGCAGTTAATGCTAATGCAATTCCCAGAATTAGGCATAGCACCTTTACTTATCATTAGTATGTTTTCTTCTCTTTGTATTGTGCCTATAGCACTGACTAGTCGTATTCACCCTGCACCGCTACTTCCTGCACCGCTAAAAATAATGACCTTTTGGCGAAAGGTACCACAATCCTTAACCGCTATAACTGTTGCTGGATTAATGGCAGGCGCTTTCTATGGTTTAGCGCCCGCTTATATGGCCAGCAAAGGTTTTCCTACAGAGCAAATAACAATATTTATGTCAGTCACCATTTTAGCTGGTTTACTTGCCCAGTGGCCTATGGGTAAGTTATCAGATAGGATCCCGCGTAGCCGTATTTTACGTTTTAACGCTGCGCTACTGGCTGTTTTAACCTTACTCATGGCTATTTTACCTTTAAACTCAACCTTTTTTATGTTGACCTCTTTTTGTTATGGCTTTTTATCTTTTACTCTTTATCCCATAGCAAGTGCTTTTGCCAATCAGCATATTGAACAAGATGAGCGCGTTGCTTTATCTGCAACCATATTATTAACCTTTGGTTTAGGTGCTTGTATTGGCCCTCTTATAGCATCAGGTTTAATCCATATTTTGGGGCCTGATATGCTTTATGCCTTTATTAGCGCTAGCGCCTTAGTGCTATTTTTACGGCTAATTCATGTTAATTACACCTTAAAAATGACTAAACGTTTAATGGAGGAGCAACAACTTGCTCAATTTAAGATGGGCTCAGGCGATTTAGTCTCATCCCCCTTAGCAGCAGCCTTAGATCCGCGTGTAGATGAAGCAACCGTTTTAGCACAGATGCACGATGAAGATGCCGCTAAGGCACAAGGCTATGTTAGTAGTCATTATGATGATGATGTTGAACCAGAAACGGAAGTAGACGAACATTTGTGGGACTATACTCCAGAGAATATGGTCTATCCAGAACCGACGACTATCGACGACGATTCTGAATATAAAGCATCATCCTAATTCCGGTGCATTACTACTCTATTCCATAAGTTTTGATTTTTCACATAAGAAAAATACTCATCTGGATGCCAACATTTTGGCAATAAAGACATATTTTTACGTTCTTCATAATTAGAAACAAGTAATTTAAATATTTCTAGCAAACGCTCCTGACTTATTACGGCAAGTTTTTTTCTCGCGGTAGGATAGTACAAATTATTACCGACACTGACAATACAGCCTTGTGCTGAAACGTTATAGGTTAAGTTTCGGGTCACCATTCGACAGGCTGGCTCATGCAGGTTTTTAGGGTAAAGCCCTGTCACTATTGCATATTCGTAACGATCGAGATCTTGATCATCAGAATCTTTAGGAATATAAGTAATACCAAAGCCCTGAGGAAAAATGCCAGTAATTGCCAGCAAACTTTTGACTGCTGTATTACTATAGACTCCCTTCTCCACCCCCTTCTCTAGTACTAAAGATACCCTGGGCAGTGTTTCATATACAAAATTTGGTTTAGTTGACAACACAACTGAGGTATAAACTTGGGGAATTTTTAATAAATTGCCTATACCGCTTTCTGCTTTAATAGCACCTTTTAATAACTGTTGCATAAACAGTTTTCGCTGCTGGCTATTTTCAATGAAGGTTTTACGCTCAACTTTGCTATTGCCTTGATAGCTATCTTCTAACTGTTCGGTGACATATTTAAGAGTTTGACTATAACTGACCTGTAACATACTGGTTCGCTCTGCATTATCCATCACCCGAAATGGATCTGCCTTACCATCATTACCATAAATAATTTTTTGAACCTCTGGATGACAGCTGCCTATATCTTGCAGAATTGCGGCCATTAATAAGGGTATTTGAACATCATCCCTAAATGGATGATAGCTATCAAAATCATTATAGTCACCTGCTTTAGCTTTAGCTCTCTGCAGAATATATTCATTAGAAATATCATTATCAAACAATAACTTATCAAGTAATAGTAAGCTTAAAACTGCTTTATATAAATGTTTACTTTTTTGATTAATTAATGCAACATTTCGACCTTCGGTAGGCGATGATAATTGGATGGTCCCTAACATTTTTGCCGTTAGCTGTAAGGTTTCATCAGAAGAATCTCCCCTAGTTAACTGCAATATAGTTATGCATATCTGTTTTAAATAGGAAAACCGTTGAAAAGACTCTTCACTAAGTTGCTGATTAAACTCTTTTAACTCTGCTTTAGCTTGCTGATATTGCCGTTCAAAACTAGCTGAATCTTTAGCTGAACCTTGGGCAAGTCTGCTTTCAAATAGTTGAACTTGCTGTTCAAGTCCAATCTGTTGCTTTTGTTTAAGCTCTACTCCGCTAAAGCACTGAATTGCTTGCTCATAAACTGAGTCCGCTACAACAGTATTATCGTAAATTTTAGCAATTAACGCTAAAACTTGCTTAGTATAGTTAGATTTACCGATAACCTCTATTGCCATACCTTTATGTATTCCTGTACCTATAACTTACAGCAGCTTTGCTGTATCACTATATAATTGTCTTATTCCAAGGGTGATTAAAACTCTAATACTAATTTCCCTTGAGTTTGATTAGATGCCATTAACTGGTGTGCATCAGCTGCTTGCTGCCAGTTAAAGGTTTTATAAATAATAGGTTGTATTTTTTTTTCGGTTAAAGCTATACCACAATTTTTTATAAAGTCTTTTGTTAAATTGGCTTTATAAGCATCTGAACGATTGCGTAAAGTAGAGAAAATTAATTGCCCTCTTTGTTTAAACAAAGGGACTAAATCTAATTCGGGTAAGTGCCGCCCTCCCATCATGGCATAAATGACTATTTTTGCATCTAAACCCAGTATTGCTATATTACGATGAATGTAATCACCCGCTACAGAATCAAGTATAAGATCAGCACCATCTGGCCAACATTTAGCTAACACATCCTCAAATTTATCTTGCTTATAATTAACAAGAATATCTGCTCCGAGCCGCCTACACAATGCTAATTTTTCATCGGTGCTAGCAGTAACTGCAACTATAGCATCAAAAAACTTAGCTAATTGAATAGCAGCTGTACCTACACCGCTTGCGCCAGCATGTATCAGCACCTTCTGCTGTACTGATAATTGACCATGCCACCTTAGCAGTTGATAAGCGGTTAAGAATACTTCAGCTGTCGCAGCTGCTTCGATCATAGAATAGCCTTCAGGCACTATAATCGCATGCTGATGATGTAATACCGCATATTCAGCGTAGCCTCCACCTGGTACTAAACCAAACACCTGCTTACCTATCCAGTGCTGCAATTCAGCTGGAGTGGCAACTACAGTGCCAGCAACTTCTAAACCTAAAATATCACTTTCACCTGCAGGAGGTGGATATAACCCCTGACGTTGCACTAAATCGGCACGGTTTACTCCCGCTGCAGCAACTTTAATTAGCAATTGATTCGCATTCATCTTTGGCACTGCGATCTGAGCACATTCTAAGTAACTGTTTTGACCTGGTTGCTTAATAATTATTGCTTGCATACTGGCTGGAATAGACATGGTATTACTTTCCTGTACCTAGAATGTTATTAAAACTAGCTAAACTGATAATCTATACTCAAACAAATGACTGCTAATACATTGGTATAAATCACTATTTGCTTTATGCTATATACACTACTTTATTTGGAGCAAGTAATGAAGAAATTATTATATATCCTCGCTATGACTAGCAGTTTTGTATCTACTGCAAGCTGGCAACTTATCCCAGAGCAATCTAGCCTTAATTTTATTTCTATAAAAAATACTACTGTTGCTGAAACTCATCAATTTAGCAACCTTAAAGGTACTTGGTCTGATCAAGGAAGTGTGCAAATACAAATCCCTGTATCTAGTTTAGAGACTCATATTCCTATTCGTAATCAACGCATGCTTGACTATGTATTAAAAGCTAAACAGTATCCAGAAATTACCGTTCAAGCTGAGTTAAAACCTGACAGTATTGCTTCATTAGCAGTTGGTAAGTCGATGTTACTTACTTTACCTATAGCCGTTAATATCGCAGGGGAAACAGTTAATTTACTGGCTAATATTCGATTACTAAAAATAACAGCTAGCAGCATTCAAGCAACAACAGAGTCGCCATTAATATTGAATGTAAACACTGCTAACTTAAGCGCCGGTGTAGATAAACTACAGCAATTAGCGCAATTAAATGCTATCAGTAAATTAGTTCCGGTAACCTTTAGCGTTAACTTTAATACTACAATTTAGTTTGCTTTAAGCCGCCTCTTCAAGACTGGTAGAGGCGGTAAAGCCATTAAGGGCCTTTACTTTTTTGCTAAGCGATTCTTAGCTTCAATCCACTGCCCCATAAATTTAGTGCTTCTATAAGCATGATGTTGCAACATAATACCCGTAAAATTGTTCATTCTATGCAGTTGTAGGCTATCTAGAGTCTGCTGGATTTGTTGCCATATGACTGGCTGTAATTTAGCAGCTGAAAACTTTTGTTCTAAAATATAACGTCCTTGCTGTTGTGCCACTATCCACAAACTAGAATCTTGGTATAGTTGAACAGCCGCCGATGCAATAGCAGCATTATCATTGGCAACTAGTCCGGCCCATGATTTATCGGCTAACTGCATCCCTTCAGCACCAATGTCAGTGGTCACACTAGGGGTACCAAATTGCATTGCATCTAATAGTTTGCCCTTTAACCCAGCACCAAAAGCTAACGGAGCCAAACACACTTTTGCTTGTTGCATAACATCAGATACATTTTCAGCCCATCCTTTGACGTAAAAACCTTCCATTGCATTATGTAATGCTGTGGCTTTAGGCGGCGGATAGGCTCCGTAAATATATAAGTGACTTTGTGGTAATTGCTTGCGAATTAAGGGCCAAATACTTTGTTTTAACCATAACACTGCTTGCCAATTAGGTGCATGACGAAAATTACCTATAGCAATAAAATGTTGACGTTGCTCAAAACCAGTATGCTTTATAATGTTTTTTGTATCGACAAAAAATGGGCAATAGCATAACAACGATTTAGGAACAGCGAAATGTTGCTGTAATAATTGCATTTCATACTCTGAAATAACCAAAGTAATATCACAACGGTAAATAGCAGCAATTTCTCGTACAGCAATATCAGAGTTTAAATCTTCCTTTTGCAACAAACGGCCAGCTTTATAGGCTTGATGACGTGCATCTCTAAGTGAATGCATGTCTTCCATATCTAAAATACGCAAGGCCTGTGGACAGCTAGCCTCGACTCGCCAACCAAATTGCTCTTCCAGCATAAAACGATCAAACATTACAGCTTGCACAGACAGTCCCTTTAACCAATGATCAAAACTGTCATCATTTAGTAAAATTTGTTGCTCTTTAACACCTAAAGCCTGTAAATCTGCACGTTGTAATGATTTTTCTGCTGCACTGGCAAATATCACTTGCCAACCTTGGGCTATAAACAATTCAATCAGGCTTAGCATACGATAACCAGCGGCTGAAGATTTTGGCTCTGGCCAAACATAACCAATAATTACTAATAAAGGCACAATGTCGCTCCAACAAATGGTTATTTTAACCAGAAATCTATTTAAAAAGTAGCATAGCTAGCACTAAGAAAATATAGAATAAAAAGCTCGCCGCCATGGTAAACTTAAGTATCGAAAACTTTATTGAAGCCTTATGTCTATTTCAGCACCTTACTCTACAACGGAAGAGTTATTACACACTATCACTCATGCAGTTGGAGCCATTTTAAGCTTAGCTGGCTTACTCTTAATGCTTAATCTACCTAGCGTACAACAAAATACCATTTATTTAATGAGTAGTGTAATTTATGGTTTGAGTTTAGTGTTAATGTACAGCAGTTCTACGCTGTATCATGCTAGTAAAAATATAGTAGTGAAAAATTGGTTTAGACAATTAGATCATGCAGCAATTTTTGTGCTTATTGCCGGCACTTATACGCCTTTTACTCTTATTAGTTTACGTAATGATTGGGGGCTAACCTTATTTTGTATTATCTGGGCTATCGCTGTTATTGGTGTAGCCATTGAGCTGGGATCAAAGCTTAAATATAAAAAGCTATCTTTAGCTTTATATTTAGGAATGGGCTGGCTGGTTATTTTTGCCATTAACCCCATCCTAAATAATGTCGCTATAGAGGCGATCTGGCTGTTATTAGCAGGGGGATTAAGCTACTCCATTGGTGTAATATTTTATGTAGCCAAAAAACTCTATATGCATCATGTTATTTGGCATTTATTTGTTTTAGCAGGCAGTGTTTTTCACTTTTTAGCTATACTAATTTATGTTTTATAATAAAAAACAGGCTTAATCTAAGCCTGTTTTTTATTTAACTTATTAACGTATCAATTAATACTGATAGCTAAAGGTTAAGCCACCAAAGTTTTGATAGCCACGGATACCAACATGCCAAGTACCTGCATTTGGATTGTTTATAGTACAAACTTCTTCGTTGCCCGTTCTATAAGGGCGACAGGTAAATGAAGAAGTAGTTGGTGCAGCGCCAAAGCGAATGTATAAATCAGCATCACCCCAACCACCGGTTGTTTTAAAGGTTACAGAAGAAACCCCTGATGGTATTTGATAGCTACCACGTAACCACTGACCAGCAGATGCTGAGAGATTATTGAAAGTAGCGCCATTGCTGGGCGGCGGTGTAGTGCCACCACCGTCATCACCGCTACAACCATTATTGGTTAAATAATCATGAGCCGCTTTTGCTTTTACAATACCCCAACCATAAGAAGTATCTCTACCACTGGCTCCGCGATCTTGTGCTGTCGCATTAAGCGCGCTACGAATTTGTGGTGCAGTACACTGTGGGTGGTTACTCCATACTAAAGCAGCAACACCGGCTACGTGAGGCGAGGCCATTGAGGTACCACTGATACTATTGTAGCCACCGTTATTCCATGTCGAACTAACGTTTACACCTGGACCTGCAATCTCAACTTGCGAGTTTCGCTGTGAGAAGCTAGCTAAATTACCGCTAGAGTTAACTGCAGCAACCGAAACAACAGCATCATAAGATGCAGGGTATGAAAACGAAGTGTTACCATCATTACCCGCTGCAGCAACTAATAACATACCGCTGTTGTAAAAGTTATCCATTGCTGTTCTTTCAGTTTGGGTAGCAGAACCGCCACCTAAACTCATATTAACCACTTTAGAGCCGGCATTTTTACAAGACTGGATCGCGTTCACTAAGTTTGAAGCATAGGTCCAATTGCCTTGGTCATTGAATATTTTTACTATATGAACATTTGCTTGACCT
This window harbors:
- a CDS encoding YceI family protein, encoding MKKLLYILAMTSSFVSTASWQLIPEQSSLNFISIKNTTVAETHQFSNLKGTWSDQGSVQIQIPVSSLETHIPIRNQRMLDYVLKAKQYPEITVQAELKPDSIASLAVGKSMLLTLPIAVNIAGETVNLLANIRLLKITASSIQATTESPLILNVNTANLSAGVDKLQQLAQLNAISKLVPVTFSVNFNTTI
- the trhA gene encoding PAQR family membrane homeostasis protein TrhA gives rise to the protein MSISAPYSTTEELLHTITHAVGAILSLAGLLLMLNLPSVQQNTIYLMSSVIYGLSLVLMYSSSTLYHASKNIVVKNWFRQLDHAAIFVLIAGTYTPFTLISLRNDWGLTLFCIIWAIAVIGVAIELGSKLKYKKLSLALYLGMGWLVIFAINPILNNVAIEAIWLLLAGGLSYSIGVIFYVAKKLYMHHVIWHLFVLAGSVFHFLAILIYVL
- a CDS encoding glycosyltransferase family 4 protein, translating into MPLLVIIGYVWPEPKSSAAGYRMLSLIELFIAQGWQVIFASAAEKSLQRADLQALGVKEQQILLNDDSFDHWLKGLSVQAVMFDRFMLEEQFGWRVEASCPQALRILDMEDMHSLRDARHQAYKAGRLLQKEDLNSDIAVREIAAIYRCDITLVISEYEMQLLQQHFAVPKSLLCYCPFFVDTKNIIKHTGFEQRQHFIAIGNFRHAPNWQAVLWLKQSIWPLIRKQLPQSHLYIYGAYPPPKATALHNAMEGFYVKGWAENVSDVMQQAKVCLAPLAFGAGLKGKLLDAMQFGTPSVTTDIGAEGMQLADKSWAGLVANDNAAIASAAVQLYQDSSLWIVAQQQGRYILEQKFSAAKLQPVIWQQIQQTLDSLQLHRMNNFTGIMLQHHAYRSTKFMGQWIEAKNRLAKK
- a CDS encoding NAD(P)H-quinone oxidoreductase, coding for MSIPASMQAIIIKQPGQNSYLECAQIAVPKMNANQLLIKVAAAGVNRADLVQRQGLYPPPAGESDILGLEVAGTVVATPAELQHWIGKQVFGLVPGGGYAEYAVLHHQHAIIVPEGYSMIEAAATAEVFLTAYQLLRWHGQLSVQQKVLIHAGASGVGTAAIQLAKFFDAIVAVTASTDEKLALCRRLGADILVNYKQDKFEDVLAKCWPDGADLILDSVAGDYIHRNIAILGLDAKIVIYAMMGGRHLPELDLVPLFKQRGQLIFSTLRNRSDAYKANLTKDFIKNCGIALTEKKIQPIIYKTFNWQQAADAHQLMASNQTQGKLVLEF
- a CDS encoding S8 family serine peptidase is translated as MRTSTTLIAATTICALSLTASAVAASLNQSNSVLTPVAGLIEVKAEQRYIVKFKSAELMSTLSDSEQVVSSESAEMFTQRSQQLLSQYNLTAIDQLPMVQASVVELTPEQHKLLAANPNIEYVELDQKRYLMDMVSPMAQSTPYGISMVQANLVSDSNAGNTGVCIIDTGYQYNHSDLQSSGTSGYAFSGHGNWYSDGNGHGTHVAGTMVALDNNTGVVGVIGSGQANVHIVKIFNDQGNWTYASNLVNAIQSCKNAGSKVVNMSLGGGSATQTERTAMDNFYNSGMLLVAAAGNDGNTSFSYPASYDAVVSVAAVNSSGNLASFSQRNSQVEIAGPGVNVSSTWNNGGYNSISGTSMASPHVAGVAALVWSNHPQCTAPQIRSALNATAQDRGASGRDTSYGWGIVKAKAAHDYLTNNGCSGDDGGGTTPPPSNGATFNNLSASAGQWLRGSYQIPSGVSSVTFKTTGGWGDADLYIRFGAAPTTSSFTCRPYRTGNEEVCTINNPNAGTWHVGIRGYQNFGGLTFSYQY
- a CDS encoding MFS transporter produces the protein MSSPYRSFSALFLTTLIMLIAQGSLSTYLGLSLAQNQVDSTWIGAMMSCYYLGLVLGSKLGHKLISRVGHIRAFVACAAIVSACVMSHVLIDTLEVWLLLRVLVGMAMMCQYMVLESWLNEQAENSQRGAVFAFYMLISYLGMIGGQLMLMQFPELGIAPLLIISMFSSLCIVPIALTSRIHPAPLLPAPLKIMTFWRKVPQSLTAITVAGLMAGAFYGLAPAYMASKGFPTEQITIFMSVTILAGLLAQWPMGKLSDRIPRSRILRFNAALLAVLTLLMAILPLNSTFFMLTSFCYGFLSFTLYPIASAFANQHIEQDERVALSATILLTFGLGACIGPLIASGLIHILGPDMLYAFISASALVLFLRLIHVNYTLKMTKRLMEEQQLAQFKMGSGDLVSSPLAAALDPRVDEATVLAQMHDEDAAKAQGYVSSHYDDDVEPETEVDEHLWDYTPENMVYPEPTTIDDDSEYKASS